From Paenibacillus sp. PK3_47, the proteins below share one genomic window:
- a CDS encoding Wzz/FepE/Etk N-terminal domain-containing protein, producing the protein MEKTILDYINLIKKRLWLITVFVLISCATTYYVSKNFVVPVYSASGQLLVNNTANVPESNNLNNLNFSLNLIESYKEIMKSPTIMKSVVEDHPEFNLTEEQLAGKLQIRSSERSSVINITVEDENYAKAAGIVNAVSQSFIRSLPTLMQLDNVTFLTPADPADTPAPTNGGFAMNLIISFVVALMAAVGIILLMETLNSTLRSEKEAEFDLGLPVIASIPTIRKRDLGKAANANARVGEGAYVTAE; encoded by the coding sequence GTGGAAAAGACGATTTTAGATTACATTAACCTGATTAAGAAGAGGTTATGGTTAATCACGGTATTTGTATTAATCTCCTGCGCTACGACCTACTACGTCAGCAAGAACTTCGTCGTACCCGTCTACTCCGCTTCCGGACAACTGCTGGTCAACAACACCGCAAATGTACCCGAGAGCAATAATCTCAACAATCTGAACTTCAGCCTGAACCTCATCGAGAGCTACAAGGAAATCATGAAGTCCCCCACGATTATGAAGAGTGTAGTAGAGGATCACCCCGAGTTCAACCTGACGGAAGAACAGCTGGCCGGGAAGCTGCAAATCCGATCTTCGGAGAGAAGCTCGGTCATCAACATCACTGTTGAGGATGAAAATTACGCCAAGGCAGCCGGCATTGTAAACGCGGTTTCACAGTCGTTCATTCGCAGCCTGCCAACGCTGATGCAGCTCGACAATGTGACTTTCCTGACTCCAGCAGATCCGGCTGACACGCCTGCACCGACGAACGGCGGGTTCGCCATGAACCTGATCATCAGCTTTGTCGTAGCGCTGATGGCTGCGGTTGGAATCATCCTGCTGATGGAGACGCTGAACAGCACACTCCGCAGCGAGAAGGAAGCGGAATTCGATCTTGGCCTGCCGGTCATTGCGAGCATTCCTACCATCCGCAAACGTGATTTGGGCAAAGCGGCAAATGCCAACGCAAGAGTAGGGGAGGGCGCTTATGTTACGGCTGAATAA
- a CDS encoding CpsD/CapB family tyrosine-protein kinase, whose amino-acid sequence MLRLNKSLIADYNPSSHISESFRSLRTYIRQLGLLKGNGGQVLLFTSAEGGEGKTTILSNLAVSFVQDGKKVAVVDCNLRHPGLHTVFEVEGSYGLAAYLSGQEEAKDIAVYGNLANLAVIPAGITKVSPPDLLGSDRMTALLEELKNNFDLILLDSPPAVEFSDARILASLTDGVILVARHGKSKREALRKLKVLMEQSGSKILGIAMNQTK is encoded by the coding sequence ATGTTACGGCTGAATAAAAGTTTGATTGCGGACTACAATCCATCCTCACACATTTCCGAATCGTTCCGCTCGCTTCGTACCTACATCCGCCAGCTCGGTCTGCTGAAAGGGAACGGCGGACAGGTGCTGCTCTTCACATCTGCTGAAGGCGGAGAAGGCAAAACGACCATCCTGTCGAACCTCGCCGTTTCATTTGTCCAGGACGGCAAAAAGGTAGCGGTAGTCGACTGCAACCTGCGGCATCCCGGACTGCACACGGTGTTCGAGGTGGAAGGAAGCTATGGCCTGGCAGCTTATCTTAGCGGCCAGGAAGAAGCGAAGGATATCGCTGTTTACGGAAACCTTGCCAACCTGGCAGTTATTCCTGCGGGGATAACCAAGGTCAGCCCGCCGGATCTTCTGGGCAGCGACAGAATGACGGCGCTGCTGGAGGAACTGAAGAATAACTTCGATCTCATCCTGCTTGACTCGCCTCCGGCAGTAGAGTTCAGTGATGCACGGATTCTGGCCTCGCTGACAGATGGAGTGATCCTGGTTGCAAGGCACGGAAAGTCAAAGCGTGAAGCTCTCCGCAAGCTTAAGGTGCTTATGGAGCAGAGCGGATCAAAAATTCTCGGAATTGCCATGAATCAGACCAAATAA